The following are from one region of the Gossypium hirsutum isolate 1008001.06 chromosome D03, Gossypium_hirsutum_v2.1, whole genome shotgun sequence genome:
- the LOC107927072 gene encoding zinc transporter 6, chloroplastic: MHAPTSISLTVVAIKAMSPCVTDAARTLGCRDSAAASHLKLISLVVIFISSIVGISSPIFLARYFQGKPVYDKAILVIKCFAAGVILSTSLVHVLPEAFAALSDCHVASRHPWKDFPFAGLVTLLGALLALFVDLTASSHVEHGQSKPTGEYLPVVTQEGTTGKKVEKDLPNEELVKLKQKLVSQVLEIGIIFHSVVIGATMGMSQNQCTIRPLVAALAFHQVFEGMGLGGCIAQAEFKTGTVAYMCFMFSATTPMGIVLGMVVFAVTGYGDSSPNALIMEGLLGSMSSGILIYTAMVDLIALDFFHNKLMSSQTWLKKASFIALALGSTSMSILALWA, translated from the exons TAAAGCCATGTCTCCGTGCGTGACTGACGCCGCTCGAACCCTCGGCTGCCGTGACAGCGCTGCCGCGTCACACCTAAAGCTCATCTCTCTTGTAGTAATCTTCATCTCCAGCATCGTCGGCATATCTTCCCCTATCTTCCTAGCTCGTTACTTCCAAGGCAAACCCGTTTACGACAAGGCGATTTTGGTAATCAAGTGCTTCGCCGCCGGCGTCATCCTCTCGACCTCCTTAGTTCACGTCCTCCCCGAAGCCTTCGCTGCTCTCTCCGATTGCCACGTCGCTTCCCGTCATCCGTGGAAGGATTTCCCTTTCGCTGGGCTGGTCACGTTACTCGGAGCCCTCCTGGCTCTTTTCGTCGACTTGACGGCGAGCTCTCACGTGGAGCACGGTCAGAGTAAGCCAACCGGAGAGTATTTGCCGGTGGTAACACAGGAGGGGACGACCGGAAAGAAAGTGGAGAAGGATTTGCCGAACGAGGAATTGGTGAAGCTTAAGCAGAAGCTGGTGTCGCAGGTATTGGAGATTGGGATAATTTTTCATTCAGTGGTCATCGGAGCGACGATGGGGATGTCGCAAAATCAGTGTACGATTAGACCGCTGGTTGCAGCACTGGCTTTTCACCAAGTCTTTGAAGGCATGGGTCTTGGTGGCTGTATTGCTCAG gCGGAATTCAAAACGGGAACAGTGGCATACATGTGCTTTATGTTTTCAGCGACGACACCAATGGGAATAGTCTTGGGAATGGTAGTATTTGCAGTGACGGGGTACGGCGACAGCAGCCCTAATGCGTTGATAATGGAAGGGTTGTTAGGTTCTATGTCGTCGGGCATACTCATTTACACGGCGATGGTTGATCTCATTGCCCTCGATTTCTTCCACAACAAGCTCATGTCTTCCCAAACGTGGTTGAAGAAAGCTTCTTTCATTGCCCTAGCTCTTGGCTCTACCTCCATGTCTATCCTTGCACTTTGggcttaa